In Populus alba chromosome 4, ASM523922v2, whole genome shotgun sequence, the genomic window TTAATTGAAATTCCAAACTTTTCCATCTCTTTTATTGTGGTCATTGACTTCTAAATTTAGCCaatttttcctttaattcaaaattttctcctCAGTTAGGCTCTCAACTAAAATAATAGgacttcaaattttaattttctatctttttcattttgatctttgatcttttatttctttaaattatgattaatttcaacactttcttcaattaaaccccaaaTTGCATACCCACATAACTTTTTGATCAACtacaaaataaattcttatCCAGTTTCAACTTggagttatattttatttttaaaattccacATCATcgcaatgtttttttcttcaaaattctatatattttgtCTGAAATTCTGTTAGTATATACCAATAAAATAATTCTGTTGGTATataccgacggttttaccgaTCGATTTACATCCATTAATAAATATCACCGtaaattatcaacaaaaaaatttcattggtAATTATGTTGGTTTTAATCAAATTTCTAGTAGTGTGTTTAAGATGTTTAATAAGCTAGATTTATTGGCTAATTAAGCAAGCATTGAGAAGAGTTGTTTTGTGCAATTTGCTTCCTTGTCCACGAGAAGTTTATTGAATGTTTCTAAATAATTAGAGTTTTTGGTTTAGATAATCTCattgttgatattttaaattgtttgatgtaTATTCATAGTcagattttaataataaatattttaaaagtattttttattaaaaataaatcaaaataattttcttcatatttttttttttttttaacagcacCATAATAAAATCATCGAATAACTTGTTTAGAATCAAATTATGAGtggaatttaattcaatttcatataagaattgaattgaattaataatatattataattcttaaatcccgtaattgaatttaatttaaacacACATGGAGATGATGAATTGAATTAgctattttgcttttaatttaaaaataaatttgatacaaaatcaacaaaatagaTAAAACGTGGATATGCATATCATTGGATTCACCGAAtcaagtcattttattttttttagtttttcctgaATTTGAAGTCCACTACGGCTCTGATATTTTCAAGAACTGAAGACATTAACGAGAAATGAAGACAAGTTCAATGCATCAATCTTGCAAGAACCCTACTTTGTAGTATTTCtgatattttcattattattctgAAGACAGCGAGAGTGACTGATTTTGCCTGATGGGATCGTAACAGGGAATGGCAGGACCAGTGGGCCAGGACAAAGAATTTccaaaaagaagataaaatactTAATTAACATTACTGTAACTTTGATGTTGATGCCCGGCCAATCCTAAGCCAAGCAATTTTGTCTTATTGATATGGATAAAGGAAGCGTTTGGGAACAGTATCCAATTTTGTCTTATTGATATAGATAAAAGAAGCATTTTGGGAATACACGTTGAAACCGTGCTcccacaaaatttaaaattttttttattaaaatttaatatagtttatatattttagatcattttgatatgttgaaaaaataatttttaaaaaattaaaaaaatatcattaacatgtattttagcatgaaaagttatttaaaaagcaactattACCACATTGCCAAACATACTTAAAATAGCATGGAAAAATCATAGTCACacacaaaaaagataaaattagttaaattatgcatttattattgatttttttgtaatgtaatttatttttataagagatTTACAGCtctttaaatagataaaaaaaaataaattttataaataataaaaatgaaaattttaagccaaataaaaaagtcaatataaaattcaaaattaagttacaaataggaaagaaaaagaaaaacaacaaaattgattaaaacaTCATCTTTCAAACCTAATTTAAGAGGCTTTGACATGAACGAAAATAACACAAGAAATACTTCAATAACAAGCAACATAAAATTTCGCTAATAAAATCATCAtccaaaaattctaatttttttactaaatatttatttttatataatatattgaaatacaaattaaataacttaGTAGGGAATATTAATACACCTTTATCTTGTCATAAACGGTATCATTGAATTCTCAATGATATTTACTTTAATGAAGAAGATAGCTCCTTTACTCATGTCTTTAAAATGGATTCTGAATTTTGGCTATGAAttcatcatcattttcttcACAATTCtccaatcttttctttttttatctttattaattaattggatAATTCTTCAACttgcctttataattttattattactagttGAATGATTAATTCTGTCTCTGTAAAACAAGAGATGACTCTCTTCTTTTCTCGTGATGGGTACATCAATGACTTTAGGATACATTTGTGAGATGGCTCTCTCCTTTTCACTTCTTGGTACACTAAAGTATTTGGGATACAACCTAATTTCTTCGTTCTTTGTTTCAGTGTTAGTGAATGAATTGATGGCTGATttgacatgtttgtttttatgtttttaaaagtatttttaaaaaattaatttttttaatattttattaatttcaaattaatatgtttttagtgttttcaaatcattttgatgtgttgattttaaaaataattttttttaaaaaaaatattaatatttattttaacataaaaaattatttaaaaaataaccacaatcacACTTCACTGTAATACTCTAAAACAAGTTGAGAAAGTACTATTACttcccatatttttttatcctttattgattaggaatattttaaaaataattatgtaatagaatcatataattataataattttataatttttcatacaaaacatttttgtttatgagctttatctttattttaaatttataaatcaaatattagatttattaatataatattatataaatattaaaaataaattaaatatttactaataataaacatatatttatataaatataatttccaaccgattaactataattatattaaagtaACAACCCATCAACCCATATAAGTGCGCTAATTGCATGGCATCAATCTTCAGCAGCTATGATGACTCAAGTGTTCTTTTTCTTGcttgttttccttctctctgtCTACCTTCTCCTCACCAAAAAGGCTTCCAAAAGGCTTCCACCAGGTTCTTTGGGTCTTCCCATCATAGGTCAAAGCCTCAGCTTCCTTAGTGCCATGCGCAAAAACACAGCAGAAGAATGGCTGCAGGATAGAATAAGAAAATATGGCCCTATTTCGAAAATGAGCATCCTTGGGGCCCCCACTCTGTTCATTCATGGACAGGCAGCAAACAAGTTCGTCTTCAGTTGCGACGGCAACACTCTGGGCAGTCAGCAGCCATCGTCGATAAGTAGGGTTTGCGGTGGGAGGAATATCCTGGAACTAAGTGGCCATGACCATAAGCGCGTAAGGGGGGCTCTCTTATCTTTCTTAAAGCCTGAAGTTCTGAAGCAATATGTTAGTAAGATGGATGAAGAGATTAGAAAGCATTTCGAGATGCATTGGCGCGGCAAGAAAACGGTTTTGGTCAGTGAATTTTATCTAACAATTGCTAACCTCCACTGATTATATATATCACAAGTAATATTTTGTGTTCTTGCACCTTTGATGCCTTATATATCTGATTTATCTCTTGACAACACAGGCAATGCCATCGATTAAGACCCTCACCTTCAATATTATGAGCTCGCTGATTATTGGGATAGAGCAAAGTGCAAAAAGAGACATACTCCTACAGCTCTTCCAACAACTAATGGAGGGTGTTCTATCAGTACCATTCAATTTTCCCTTCACACGATTCAATCGAAGCCTCCAAGCAAGTGGGAAAATCAGACCGATTTTAGAGGATCTTATCCGAGAAAAAAGAGCTGCACTGGAGCATGGAACTGCCTTTCCTCAACAAGATCTTATCACGACCTTGCTTAGTCTCCGAAACGAGGAGAATTCAGCAGTATTAACTGATGAGGAAATTATAGATAATGCAATCGTGATAATGATAGCAGGCTATGACACCTCCTCCGTCCTCCTCAGTTTGTTGATCAGGCTTTTAGCCGATGATCCATCTATTTATGCCAGCATTCTTCAAGGTATGTAACTAAATTGAttcaataaaaaccaaataatattGCA contains:
- the LOC118059301 gene encoding cytochrome P450 716B1, which gives rise to MMTQVFFFLLVFLLSVYLLLTKKASKRLPPGSLGLPIIGQSLSFLSAMRKNTAEEWLQDRIRKYGPISKMSILGAPTLFIHGQAANKFVFSCDGNTLGSQQPSSISRVCGGRNILELSGHDHKRVRGALLSFLKPEVLKQYVSKMDEEIRKHFEMHWRGKKTVLAMPSIKTLTFNIMSSLIIGIEQSAKRDILLQLFQQLMEGVLSVPFNFPFTRFNRSLQASGKIRPILEDLIREKRAALEHGTAFPQQDLITTLLSLRNEENSAVLTDEEIIDNAIVIMIAGYDTSSVLLSLLIRLLADDPSIYASILQEQAEISKNKASGELLTWDDLTRMKHTWSVASETLRMTPPVFSIFRKALKDIEYEGYLIPKGWQVMLSTCMTHMDDSIFPHASRFDPERFQNKGSVPPYSFVAFGGGAHICPGYEFARLETLITIHHLVNRFIWKLCHPGISFSRNPFPLFKDGLEIEIEPRTPL